The following are encoded in a window of Methanobrevibacter ruminantium M1 genomic DNA:
- a CDS encoding AbrB/MazE/SpoVT family DNA-binding domain-containing protein: MIQTKVSARNQTTIPSKIRKKYNVQPNDIVEWKENRNGELTVTFRKRISFRDMIGKGTIKTTTNALDLEKDLY; this comes from the coding sequence ATGATACAAACAAAAGTATCTGCAAGGAATCAGACAACTATTCCTTCAAAAATCCGTAAAAAATACAATGTTCAACCTAATGACATAGTGGAATGGAAAGAAAACAGAAATGGGGAACTGACAGTCACATTCAGAAAAAGAATTTCCTTCAGAGATATGATAGGAAAAGGCACAATAAAAACTACAACAAATGCTTTAGATTTGGAAAAGGATTTATATTGA
- a CDS encoding NADH:flavin oxidoreductase, whose amino-acid sequence MHLDSPLKIKNICLSNRIVMPPMAREESIDGKVTYPLIEYYRMRAKSTGLIIVEHEYVREEGKSSPKQLSMADDSVIDGYIELTESIHREGSFAIAQINHGRYGSISSNNVNLNGISIEEIEDIKKAFVEAAVRSQKSGFDGVEIHAAHEYLLNQFYSPYTNKRTDEYGGSLENRMRLHNEIIREIREAVGDDYIIAIRFGAYDYLEGGSKMEDIPAAVKSFVESGVDMIDISGGLCRYQNPYSREPGYFKDLSKIAKESCDIPVILTGGVKKAKDAERLINEGYCDLIGIGRALLMDGDWSKKAIRKVRKIKSDK is encoded by the coding sequence ATGCATCTAGACAGCCCTTTAAAAATAAAAAACATCTGCTTATCCAATCGCATAGTCATGCCTCCTATGGCTAGGGAGGAGAGCATAGACGGAAAGGTCACATATCCTCTGATTGAATACTATAGGATGAGAGCCAAATCAACAGGACTGATTATAGTGGAACATGAATATGTGAGAGAGGAAGGAAAGTCAAGCCCTAAACAGCTTTCAATGGCAGATGACAGCGTAATAGATGGCTATATAGAGCTTACCGAAAGCATACACAGAGAGGGATCCTTTGCAATAGCTCAAATAAACCATGGCAGATATGGGTCAATATCTTCAAATAATGTCAATTTAAATGGAATATCAATAGAGGAAATCGAAGATATAAAAAAGGCCTTTGTTGAAGCTGCAGTTCGAAGCCAGAAATCTGGATTTGACGGCGTTGAGATACATGCCGCCCACGAATATCTCTTGAACCAGTTCTATTCACCATATACAAACAAAAGAACTGATGAATATGGAGGAAGCCTTGAAAATCGCATGCGACTTCATAATGAAATCATTAGAGAAATCAGAGAGGCTGTAGGTGATGATTATATAATAGCCATTAGATTTGGAGCATATGACTATTTGGAAGGTGGATCTAAGATGGAAGATATTCCAGCTGCAGTCAAATCTTTTGTAGAAAGCGGAGTTGACATGATTGACATATCAGGTGGACTTTGCAGATATCAGAACCCTTATTCAAGGGAGCCTGGATACTTTAAGGACTTGAGCAAAATAGCTAAGGAATCTTGTGATATCCCTGTTATTCTTACTGGAGGGGTTAAGAAAGCAAAGGATGCTGAAAGGTTGATTAATGAGGGATATTGTGATTTGATTGGCATTGGTAGGGCTCTTTTGATGGATGGAGATTGGTCAAAGAAGGCTATAAGAAAAGTAAGAAAAATAAAATCAGACAAATAA
- a CDS encoding tetratricopeptide repeat protein codes for MFEKRKIKRLSNHLNNSYDAEDYVSALSYCDMILDIDSNNPHALFNKAKILVIQGELLEAMSYYKKALQTGFFDMSTWVDEVSYYMDGDISSTNYKLSNRNEISLELCEICLEKYAKDIFFSIYKSQALDNLGRFEESLNAISLDLTPADGELYVFQCIGQCFPLSNLNRWEDLLETSSNGLKLKSEDPSLNSFKAKALYYLNRLNESEGFFNKYIQLTNDSRAYNFLSKIEFKRKNYTSALKLINNAIQLSKKEHLDLLESNVLIEDDGIYENDYYMKSLILLKLNELDKSNKIIDCLMEKEESAKNYCLKARILYEMKDYRTSLSFVNKSLDLKSDCSEAIELKEKLGEF; via the coding sequence ATGTTTGAAAAAAGAAAAATTAAGAGACTATCTAATCATTTAAATAATTCATATGATGCAGAAGATTATGTTTCAGCGCTATCTTATTGTGATATGATTCTTGATATTGATTCTAATAATCCTCATGCTTTATTTAATAAGGCAAAGATTTTAGTTATTCAAGGAGAGCTCTTAGAAGCAATGTCCTATTATAAAAAAGCTTTACAAACAGGTTTCTTTGATATGTCTACATGGGTTGATGAAGTCTCTTATTATATGGATGGGGATATTTCTTCAACAAATTATAAATTATCTAATCGAAACGAAATTTCCTTGGAATTGTGTGAGATATGTTTAGAGAAATATGCTAAAGATATTTTCTTTAGCATATATAAATCTCAAGCTTTAGATAATTTAGGAAGATTTGAGGAATCATTAAATGCAATCTCTCTAGATTTAACTCCTGCTGATGGAGAGCTTTATGTTTTTCAATGTATCGGCCAATGTTTTCCATTATCTAATTTGAATAGGTGGGAAGATCTATTGGAAACATCATCAAATGGATTAAAATTGAAGAGTGAAGATCCAAGCTTAAATAGTTTTAAAGCAAAAGCTTTATATTATTTAAATAGATTGAATGAGTCAGAAGGATTTTTTAATAAATATATTCAACTTACAAATGATAGTAGGGCATATAATTTTCTCTCAAAAATAGAATTCAAAAGAAAAAATTATACAAGTGCATTAAAACTAATTAACAATGCAATACAACTTTCTAAAAAGGAACATTTAGATTTACTAGAATCAAATGTTTTGATAGAAGATGATGGAATATATGAAAATGATTACTATATGAAATCACTAATCTTATTAAAATTGAATGAATTAGACAAATCAAATAAGATTATTGATTGTCTAATGGAAAAAGAGGAATCTGCTAAGAATTATTGTTTAAAAGCGAGAATTCTATATGAAATGAAAGACTATAGAACTTCTTTGAGTTTTGTTAATAAATCATTAGATTTAAAATCCGATTGCAGTGAAGCAATTGAACTTAAAGAAAAATTGGGGGAGTTTTAA